One stretch of Streptomyces sp. R21 DNA includes these proteins:
- a CDS encoding HlyD family efflux transporter periplasmic adaptor subunit, whose translation MQFRQQALAKLQSPEELDLPVRFARPQGWLVLAVTVVVMAAASVWAVTGTVASTVGAPAILTHGEGSYILQSPVAGQVIAVLAKEGERLAANAPVLKVRTQQGETVVRTVAAGRITALAATIGAIISTGANVAAVEKVAHAGDPLYATVYVPAENASSIPANAAVDLTVQSVPTQQYGVLRGHVKSVDRSVQSQQQIAAFLGDSQLGEQFTKKGRPVAVLVRLDRGSGTKSGYKWSSADGPPYALASMMSATASIRLADQRPVDWLLP comes from the coding sequence GTGCAGTTCCGCCAACAGGCCCTCGCCAAGCTGCAGTCGCCCGAAGAGCTCGACCTTCCGGTGCGCTTCGCCCGGCCCCAGGGCTGGCTCGTGCTCGCCGTGACCGTGGTGGTCATGGCGGCGGCGTCCGTGTGGGCGGTGACGGGCACGGTCGCGTCCACGGTCGGCGCGCCGGCCATCCTCACGCACGGGGAGGGCAGTTACATCCTGCAGAGCCCTGTCGCGGGCCAGGTCATCGCGGTCCTCGCCAAGGAGGGCGAACGGCTCGCCGCGAACGCCCCCGTCCTCAAGGTCCGTACGCAGCAGGGCGAGACGGTCGTGCGCACCGTCGCCGCGGGCCGGATCACCGCGCTCGCCGCCACCATCGGCGCGATCATCTCGACCGGCGCGAACGTCGCCGCCGTGGAGAAGGTCGCCCACGCCGGCGATCCTCTGTACGCGACGGTCTACGTGCCCGCCGAGAACGCCTCCTCGATTCCCGCGAACGCCGCGGTGGACCTCACCGTGCAGTCGGTGCCGACCCAGCAGTACGGCGTCCTGCGCGGACATGTGAAGTCCGTCGACCGTTCCGTGCAGTCGCAGCAGCAGATCGCCGCGTTCCTCGGCGACAGCCAGCTCGGCGAGCAGTTCACGAAGAAGGGCCGGCCGGTGGCCGTACTGGTGCGGCTCGACCGCGGGTCCGGCACGAAGTCCGGCTACAAGTGGTCCTCGGCGGACGGCCCGCCGTACGCTCTCGCCTCCATGATGTCGGCCACGGCCTCGATCCGGCTGGCCGATCAGCGTCCCGTCGACTGGCTGCTGCCATGA
- a CDS encoding NHLP family bacteriocin export ABC transporter peptidase/permease/ATPase subunit, whose amino-acid sequence MSAAQDTRGRRRAAPPKRTVPKGRRKTVRTPTVLQMEAVECGAASLAMVLGHYGRHIPLEELRIACGVSRDGSRASNLLKAARSYGLTAKGMQMDTAALAEVQGPAILFWEFNHYVVYDGMGRRFGRRGVYINDPGKGRRFVPMEDFDTSFTGVVLVLEPGADFSRGGRKPGVLGAMPARLRGTSGTMPAAVLASLLLVVVGAAVPALSRTYIDLFLIGGQTSLLGVLFASMGASVALTVVLTWLQQTNLLRGRIISSTLSSARFLRHLLRLPVTFFSQRSPADLVQRLQSNDAVAETLARDLAAAGVDAVVVVLYAVLLYTYDPQLTAVGIGVALLNVVAMRVVIRLRATRTAKLRADSARLTNTAYSGLQLIETMKATGGEDGYFRKWAGQHATTLEEEQRLGVPSAWLGVIAPTLATLNSALILWIGGLRAVEGHISVGLLVAFQALVTRFTAPLTRLNGVAGRIQDFAADVARLKDVENFKADPLYARPDGGGSTRRLHGHVELENITFGYSPLDKPLLTGFSLTVGPGQQVALVGGSGSGKSTVSRLISGLYAPWEGVIRIDGTRLEDIPRGALAASVSFVDQDVFLFEGTVRDNVALWDPSIPDDAVVAALEDAALYDVVVRRPGGIHSRVEQDGRNFSGGQRQRLEIARALVRRPSILVLDEVTSALDAETEQTVIDNLRKRGCACVVIAHRLSTVRDSDEIVVLQHGTIVERGRHDALVTAGGPYAELVKER is encoded by the coding sequence ATGAGCGCCGCTCAGGACACCCGTGGCAGACGCCGCGCCGCACCGCCGAAACGGACGGTTCCCAAGGGCCGCCGGAAGACCGTGCGCACCCCCACCGTCCTCCAGATGGAGGCCGTGGAGTGCGGCGCCGCCTCCCTCGCCATGGTGCTCGGCCACTACGGGCGGCACATCCCCCTCGAAGAGCTGCGCATCGCCTGCGGTGTCTCCCGGGACGGCTCCCGCGCGAGCAACCTCCTGAAGGCCGCGCGCAGTTACGGCCTCACGGCCAAGGGCATGCAGATGGACACGGCCGCCCTCGCCGAGGTGCAGGGGCCCGCCATCCTGTTCTGGGAGTTCAACCACTACGTCGTCTACGACGGGATGGGGCGCCGCTTCGGGCGGCGGGGCGTGTACATCAACGACCCCGGCAAGGGCCGCCGTTTCGTCCCGATGGAGGACTTCGACACCAGCTTCACCGGCGTCGTGCTCGTCTTGGAACCGGGCGCCGACTTCAGCAGGGGCGGCCGCAAGCCGGGTGTGCTGGGCGCCATGCCGGCCCGGCTGCGCGGGACTTCCGGCACGATGCCGGCGGCCGTGCTGGCGAGTCTGCTGCTGGTCGTGGTCGGCGCGGCGGTGCCCGCGCTCAGCCGCACCTATATCGACCTGTTCCTGATCGGCGGTCAGACCTCGCTGCTGGGCGTGCTGTTCGCGTCGATGGGCGCGTCGGTCGCGCTCACCGTCGTCCTGACCTGGCTGCAGCAGACGAACCTGCTGCGCGGCCGCATCATCTCCTCGACGCTCAGCAGCGCCCGGTTCCTGCGGCATCTGCTGCGGCTGCCCGTCACGTTCTTCTCCCAGCGCAGCCCGGCCGACCTGGTGCAACGCCTGCAGTCCAACGACGCGGTGGCCGAGACCCTGGCCCGCGACCTCGCCGCGGCCGGTGTGGACGCGGTCGTCGTGGTGCTCTACGCGGTGCTCCTCTACACCTACGACCCACAGCTCACGGCCGTGGGCATCGGTGTCGCGCTGCTCAACGTGGTGGCCATGCGGGTGGTGATCCGGCTGCGTGCGACACGTACGGCGAAGCTGCGCGCGGACAGCGCCCGGCTGACCAACACGGCCTACTCCGGGCTTCAGTTGATCGAGACGATGAAGGCGACCGGCGGCGAGGACGGCTACTTCCGCAAGTGGGCGGGCCAGCACGCCACCACGCTGGAGGAGGAGCAGCGTCTCGGAGTACCGAGCGCCTGGCTGGGGGTCATCGCGCCGACGCTCGCCACGCTGAACAGCGCCCTGATCCTGTGGATCGGTGGGCTGCGGGCCGTCGAGGGGCACATCTCGGTCGGTCTGCTGGTCGCCTTCCAGGCGCTGGTGACCCGCTTCACCGCGCCCCTCACGCGGCTCAACGGCGTCGCGGGCCGTATCCAGGACTTCGCGGCCGATGTCGCCCGTCTCAAGGACGTGGAGAACTTCAAGGCGGACCCGCTCTACGCCCGCCCCGACGGCGGCGGGTCGACGCGCCGGCTGCACGGCCATGTCGAGCTGGAGAACATCACCTTCGGCTACAGCCCCCTCGACAAACCGCTGCTCACCGGCTTCTCACTCACGGTGGGCCCGGGCCAGCAGGTCGCCCTGGTGGGCGGTTCCGGAAGCGGCAAGTCGACGGTGTCCAGGCTGATTTCGGGCCTCTACGCCCCCTGGGAGGGCGTCATCCGTATCGACGGGACCCGGCTGGAGGACATCCCGCGCGGCGCGCTCGCGGCCTCCGTCTCCTTCGTCGACCAGGACGTGTTCCTCTTCGAGGGCACGGTCCGCGACAACGTGGCGCTGTGGGACCCCTCGATCCCGGACGACGCCGTCGTCGCGGCACTGGAGGACGCGGCCCTGTACGACGTCGTGGTGCGCCGCCCCGGCGGCATCCACAGCCGGGTCGAGCAGGACGGACGCAACTTCTCCGGCGGCCAGCGCCAACGCCTGGAGATCGCGCGGGCGTTGGTGCGCCGCCCCAGCATTCTGGTCCTCGACGAGGTGACCAGCGCGCTGGACGCGGAGACCGAGCAGACCGTCATCGACAACCTGCGCAAGCGCGGCTGCGCCTGCGTGGTGATCGCGCACCGGCTGAGCACCGTGCGCGACAGCGACGAGATCGTGGTGCTCCAGCACGGCACGATCGTGGAACGCGGGCGTCACGACG
- a CDS encoding type A2 lantipeptide, producing MNSTPQVETAEISDAALDAVSGGLSLNAVGTVTGLVDSVAPVSGIVGTVVGTVEGVTGLNTAPVTGLVAGL from the coding sequence ATGAACTCCACCCCCCAGGTTGAGACCGCCGAGATCTCGGACGCCGCCCTCGACGCCGTCTCCGGCGGTCTGTCCCTGAACGCCGTGGGCACCGTCACGGGCCTCGTGGACTCGGTTGCCCCGGTCTCCGGCATCGTCGGCACCGTCGTCGGCACCGTCGAGGGCGTCACCGGCCTGAACACCGCCCCGGTCACGGGCCTGGTCGCCGGTCTCTGA